The genomic window GTTCTCCTCTTGCCGAACGAGACGGATGTGGTTCCGTCCGAAGTCGATACATCCTCCCGTTTGACCCGCAACATCACCGTTCACGTCCCGCTGTTGAGTGCGGCGATGGATACGGTGACCGAGTCGGGCATGGCGGTTGCGATGGCCCGCCAAGGCGGTATCGGCATTCTCCACCGCAATCTATCTATCGCTGATCAGGCACAACAGGTGCGTGTGGTCAAGCGTTCGGAATCGGGGATGATATCGGATCCGGTGACGATCGGCCCGGAGGCCACAATCGATGAGCTCGACGCGCTGTGCGGACAGTACAAGATTTCTGGCCTGCCGGTCGTCGACGCCGATGGCAAGCTCCTCGGCATCATCACCAACCGTGATCTGCGTTTCATCTCCCAAGAAAACTGGGCTACGATGCGCGTTGCCGAGGCGATGACGCGCATGCCGCTCATCACCGGCAAACAGGGCATTGACCGCGAGGAGGCAGCTCGCCTTCTGCGTGAGAACAAGATCGAAAAACTGCCGCTGCTCGACGACGACGGGCGGCTGACCGGCCTGATCACCGTCAAGGACTTCACCAAGTCGGAGAAGTATCCGAATTCCACGAAGGACGCCAGCGGGCGTCTGCGTGTGGGCGCGGCGGTTGGCTACTGGGGTGACGCCTGGGAGCGCGCGCAGGCCCTGGCGGAGGCAGGCGTGGACGTACTCGTCGTGGACACGGCCAACGGGGAGGCTCGCCTGGCATTGGATATGATCCGGCGAATCAAATCCGATGCCCTTTTCGACGGCGTGGACGTGATCGGCGGAAACATAGCAACGACGGAGGGTGCCCAGGCGCTGATCGATGCCGGCGTGGACGCAGTCAAGGTTGGCGTGGGCCCGGGCTCCATTTGTACGACGCGCGTCGTGGCCGGCATCGGGGTACCGCAGGTGACGGCTATCCATCTTGCCTCGCTCGCGTGTGGCCCGGCGGACGTGCCGCTCATCGCCGACGGCGGTCTGCAGTACTCCGGCGATATCGGCAAGGCGCTCGTCGCCGGCGCTTCGACCGTGATGCTGGGCTCGCTTCTGGCCGGATGCGAGGAATCGCCCGGTGAGCTCGTGTTCGTCAACGGCAAGCAGTACAAGTCGTACCGCGGAATGGGATCTTTGGGCGCGATGAGTTCGCGCGGGCGTGTGTCCTATTCTAAGGATCGCTATTTCCAGGCTGACGTCTCCTCCGATGACAAGATCGTCCCTGAGGGGATCGAGGGGCAGGTGCCGTTCCGTGGCCCGCTCGGTTCGGTGATCTACCAGCTTGTGGGCGGGTTGCACCAGACGATGTTCTATACGGGCGCTCGCTCGATTCCGGAGTTGCAGGCGAAGGGCCGCTTCGTGCGTATCACCGCGGCGGGTCTGCGTGAATCGCATCCGCACGACATCCAGATGACGGTAGAAGCACCGAATTACTCATCGCACAGTTAAGACCAACGAGTGTGGGCAGCGGTCAGCTGGGCGCTGCCCACACTCATCCCATTTGTCGGTACTTGACGACGGCCGTCGTCACTCAAAACGCTGTTTACGGTGACGAGAAATTGGTTAAGGTA from Trueperella pyogenes includes these protein-coding regions:
- the guaB gene encoding IMP dehydrogenase; translation: MVTEDPFALVGLTYDDVLLLPNETDVVPSEVDTSSRLTRNITVHVPLLSAAMDTVTESGMAVAMARQGGIGILHRNLSIADQAQQVRVVKRSESGMISDPVTIGPEATIDELDALCGQYKISGLPVVDADGKLLGIITNRDLRFISQENWATMRVAEAMTRMPLITGKQGIDREEAARLLRENKIEKLPLLDDDGRLTGLITVKDFTKSEKYPNSTKDASGRLRVGAAVGYWGDAWERAQALAEAGVDVLVVDTANGEARLALDMIRRIKSDALFDGVDVIGGNIATTEGAQALIDAGVDAVKVGVGPGSICTTRVVAGIGVPQVTAIHLASLACGPADVPLIADGGLQYSGDIGKALVAGASTVMLGSLLAGCEESPGELVFVNGKQYKSYRGMGSLGAMSSRGRVSYSKDRYFQADVSSDDKIVPEGIEGQVPFRGPLGSVIYQLVGGLHQTMFYTGARSIPELQAKGRFVRITAAGLRESHPHDIQMTVEAPNYSSHS